A genomic region of Azoarcus sp. KH32C contains the following coding sequences:
- a CDS encoding bacterioferritin, which yields MAMQQPPTLSDVQTLRQRARNHPEEGALTENYGGDRDTILRILNEALATEIVCSLRYRRHYYTAKGIASSAVAAEFLEHAMQEDGHAGQFAERITQLGGEPDFSPDTLSARSHAEYVEGKTLQDMIREDLVAERVAIESYREIIQYIGLTDPTTRRLFEEVLAVEEEHADDLLSLIQQIGEPRKRN from the coding sequence ATGGCTATGCAACAACCCCCTACCCTGTCCGATGTCCAGACGCTGCGCCAACGCGCGCGCAACCACCCCGAAGAAGGCGCGCTGACGGAGAACTACGGCGGCGACCGCGACACGATCCTGCGCATCCTCAATGAGGCGCTGGCGACCGAGATCGTCTGCAGCCTGCGCTACCGTCGTCATTACTACACGGCCAAGGGAATCGCTTCGTCGGCGGTGGCCGCGGAATTCCTCGAGCACGCGATGCAGGAGGACGGGCATGCGGGCCAGTTCGCCGAACGGATCACGCAACTCGGCGGCGAACCGGACTTCTCGCCCGATACGCTGTCCGCGCGCAGCCATGCGGAGTACGTCGAAGGCAAGACCCTGCAGGACATGATCCGCGAAGACTTGGTCGCCGAGCGGGTGGCGATCGAAAGCTATCGCGAGATCATCCAGTACATCGGGCTGACGGACCCCACGACGCGGCGGCTGTTCGAGGAGGTGCTCGCGGTCGAGGAAGAGCATGCCGACGACCTGTTGAGCCTCATTCAGCAGATCGGCGAACCGCGGAAGCGCAATTGA
- a CDS encoding VTT domain-containing protein — translation MIRPHYPLLRDDRGVASGTAGGVMPDPTSRFRPGRNCCTVARANRAGLIVDGEDFFRSFWLAAEQATRSIAILAWDFNSNTRLRFDEIEDGVPGRLGDFLNWLARRRRSLHIHILDWDYPMVFGTDREFPQLYGIGWRPHRRIDLAFDDTHPLIASHHQKIIVIDDAFALIGGFDLTERRWDTRDHRAGDPRRACNGVPYPPFHDMAMAVDGRAALALGEIVRARWLAATGSTLPRPPRTPIEVKWPLGLPVRFTDIDIAVARTLPPTDDRPAVTEVEALYLDMIAAARKHIYIENQYFTVGSIGEALAARLKEADGPEIVVVVRLFSHGWLEEHTMHVLRTRLVQRLHQADRHGHFHVYYPHIDGLADGTCIDLHSKLMIVDDEILRVGSANLSNRSMGMDTECDAALEARGDARVARAIAGFRNELLAEHLDTPVADVEAAMLRRGSIAAVIDELAHGCRSLKPLEGLPEWSESVADLARVGDPGQPVTLEALIEEFAPEAVLPPPDGQAPLPDDGLHAGIASNPAVRHAAARVVAIGAVMIALVAVWHYTPLSHWTDPARITVLAREFAHQPAAPLVIMFAYTPACLLMFPRPLITLAAVVAFGPIPGFVFSISGILLAALLTYVAGLTLPKETVRRLGGPRLRHITETLRRRGLIAVTALRLVPLAPFAVEGVVAAAIGIHVTTFLVGTLIGMLPGTLATTVFGHQLQAALHDPSRIDYGLIAVAVAGFATITLVVRRWLVSQLHRPHGHAIHDKRTR, via the coding sequence ATGATTCGTCCGCACTACCCCTTGCTTCGCGATGACCGCGGTGTGGCGAGCGGCACTGCGGGAGGCGTGATGCCGGATCCGACCAGCCGCTTCCGTCCCGGCCGAAACTGCTGCACGGTGGCGCGGGCCAATCGCGCCGGCCTGATTGTCGACGGAGAGGATTTCTTCCGCAGCTTCTGGCTCGCGGCCGAGCAGGCGACGCGCTCGATCGCAATTCTGGCCTGGGATTTCAACAGCAACACGCGCCTGCGCTTCGACGAAATCGAGGACGGCGTGCCCGGGCGCCTCGGCGACTTCCTGAACTGGCTCGCCCGTCGCCGTCGCAGCCTGCACATCCACATCCTCGACTGGGACTACCCGATGGTCTTCGGCACCGACCGGGAGTTTCCGCAGCTCTACGGCATCGGCTGGCGCCCGCACCGCCGCATCGACCTCGCCTTTGACGACACGCATCCGCTGATCGCGTCACACCATCAGAAGATCATCGTCATCGACGACGCCTTCGCCTTGATCGGCGGCTTCGACCTCACCGAAAGGCGTTGGGATACCCGCGATCACCGCGCGGGCGATCCTCGCCGTGCCTGCAACGGCGTCCCTTACCCGCCCTTCCATGACATGGCGATGGCGGTCGACGGCAGGGCCGCGCTGGCGCTGGGCGAGATCGTCCGCGCACGTTGGCTGGCCGCCACCGGCAGCACCCTGCCCCGCCCGCCGCGCACTCCGATCGAGGTGAAATGGCCGCTCGGGCTGCCGGTGCGCTTCACGGACATCGACATCGCGGTCGCACGCACGCTGCCGCCGACCGACGACCGGCCCGCCGTCACGGAAGTGGAAGCGCTGTACCTCGACATGATCGCGGCCGCCCGCAAGCACATCTACATCGAAAACCAGTACTTCACCGTCGGCAGCATCGGCGAAGCACTCGCCGCGCGACTGAAGGAAGCGGACGGCCCCGAGATCGTCGTCGTCGTGCGGCTCTTCAGCCACGGCTGGCTGGAGGAGCACACCATGCACGTGTTGCGCACGCGGCTCGTGCAGCGCCTGCACCAGGCCGACCGCCACGGCCACTTCCACGTCTACTACCCGCACATCGACGGCCTGGCCGACGGGACGTGCATCGACCTGCACTCCAAGCTGATGATCGTCGACGACGAGATCCTTCGCGTCGGATCGGCCAATCTCAGCAACCGCTCGATGGGCATGGATACCGAATGCGACGCCGCGCTCGAAGCGCGGGGCGATGCCCGGGTCGCGCGCGCCATCGCGGGCTTTCGCAACGAGCTGCTCGCCGAGCATCTCGACACGCCTGTCGCCGACGTGGAAGCGGCGATGCTCAGGCGCGGCAGCATCGCCGCCGTGATCGACGAGCTCGCGCACGGATGCCGCAGCCTCAAGCCGCTCGAAGGTCTGCCCGAGTGGTCGGAATCGGTGGCCGACCTCGCACGGGTGGGCGATCCCGGACAGCCGGTCACGCTCGAAGCCCTGATCGAGGAGTTCGCGCCCGAGGCTGTGCTGCCCCCGCCCGACGGCCAGGCTCCGCTACCCGACGACGGTCTGCACGCGGGGATCGCGAGCAATCCGGCCGTGCGACACGCGGCCGCGCGTGTCGTCGCCATCGGCGCCGTGATGATCGCGCTGGTCGCCGTGTGGCACTACACGCCGCTTTCGCACTGGACCGACCCTGCGCGCATCACGGTGCTCGCCCGCGAGTTCGCGCACCAGCCGGCGGCGCCGCTCGTGATCATGTTCGCCTACACGCCGGCCTGCCTGCTGATGTTCCCGCGGCCTTTGATCACGCTCGCCGCGGTGGTCGCCTTCGGCCCGATACCCGGCTTCGTGTTTTCGATCTCGGGCATCCTGCTCGCGGCGCTGCTCACCTACGTTGCGGGCCTCACGCTGCCCAAGGAAACGGTGCGCCGCCTCGGCGGACCGAGACTGCGGCATATCACCGAAACGCTGCGCCGTCGCGGGCTCATCGCCGTGACCGCGCTGCGGCTGGTGCCCTTGGCGCCGTTCGCGGTCGAAGGCGTGGTCGCAGCCGCCATCGGCATCCACGTGACGACCTTCCTGGTCGGGACACTCATCGGAATGCTGCCGGGGACGCTCGCGACCACGGTGTTCGGGCACCAGTTGCAGGCCGCCCTGCACGACCCGTCGCGCATCGATTACGGCTTGATCGCCGTCGCGGTCGCGGGCTTCGCAACGATCACGCTCGTGGTACGCCGCTGGCTCGTTTCGCAGCTGCACCGCCCACACGGCCATGCCATTCACGACAAGCGGACTCGCTAG
- a CDS encoding endonuclease/exonuclease/phosphatase family protein produces MPFTTSGLASWRNLDHVLGDDCLRISSYNIHRCVGRDRCLDIERVARVIRELDCDTVGLQEVGSVSVRGEDSMQLDFLAAETGMTAIAGHTFIRHDGSFGNALLTRRPVLAVRRHDLSYLKREPRGAIDVDLDIAGKIVRVIVTHLGLRPAERRFQVRQMLKVLHDIPPERPVVVLGDINEWLPLGRPLRWMHGLLGHAPAERSFPSGLPLFALDRVWVRPRHTLLAFESHRSPASRIASDHLPVRAIVAPAAPEARSHVPHVPPRR; encoded by the coding sequence ATGCCATTCACGACAAGCGGACTCGCTAGTTGGCGCAATCTCGATCACGTCCTGGGCGACGATTGCCTGCGCATTTCCTCGTACAACATCCACCGCTGCGTCGGCCGCGACCGCTGTCTCGACATTGAGCGGGTCGCGCGCGTGATCCGGGAACTCGACTGTGACACGGTGGGGCTGCAGGAAGTCGGCAGCGTGTCTGTTCGGGGGGAGGATTCGATGCAACTCGATTTCCTCGCCGCCGAAACCGGCATGACGGCGATTGCGGGCCATACCTTCATCCGCCACGACGGCAGCTTCGGCAATGCCTTGCTGACGCGGCGCCCGGTGCTCGCGGTTCGCCGGCACGATCTCAGTTACCTGAAGCGCGAACCGCGCGGCGCGATCGACGTAGACCTCGACATCGCCGGCAAGATCGTGCGCGTGATCGTCACGCACCTCGGCCTGCGGCCCGCCGAACGCCGTTTCCAGGTGCGGCAGATGCTCAAGGTGCTGCACGACATCCCCCCCGAGCGGCCCGTCGTCGTGCTGGGCGACATCAACGAGTGGCTTCCGCTGGGCCGTCCCTTGCGCTGGATGCACGGCTTGCTGGGACACGCGCCGGCGGAGCGCTCCTTCCCGTCCGGCCTGCCCTTGTTCGCGCTCGATCGGGTGTGGGTGCGGCCGCGGCATACGCTGCTCGCCTTCGAGTCGCATCGCAGCCCGGCCTCCCGCATCGCATCCGACCACCTGCCGGTGCGGGCGATCGTCGCGCCGGCCGCCCCCGAAGCCCGTTCGCACGTCCCCCATGTGCCGCCCAGGCGGTGA
- a CDS encoding DUF2334 domain-containing protein: MCVSLHDVAPETWPRCECLLNAVAAVARVPLTLLVVPNYHRHGDDIPRWYHEMLQDRRAMGDELALHGYVHYDEAARPHGPIDWWRRRVLTAGEGEFASLGRRATEGRLAAGLDWFQHQGWTPKGFVAPAWLLSEGAWRALETSPFAYTTTADAIHLLHPRRKLATRSLVYSTRSPLRRTLSLAWNGHRQAAAAGTPVRLALHPNDSRYPEVIAQVQGLLERLLRDRTPMTKADFVARQQAFDAANPGVVQGLITASDSSATPPPRATPASTSLG; encoded by the coding sequence GTGTGCGTAAGCCTCCATGACGTTGCGCCGGAGACCTGGCCGCGTTGTGAATGTTTGCTCAATGCCGTCGCGGCGGTCGCGCGCGTGCCGCTGACGCTGCTCGTGGTGCCGAACTATCATCGCCACGGGGACGACATTCCGCGCTGGTACCACGAGATGCTGCAGGACCGGCGTGCGATGGGCGACGAGCTCGCGCTGCACGGTTATGTGCACTACGACGAGGCGGCGCGGCCGCATGGCCCCATCGATTGGTGGCGGCGACGTGTCCTGACCGCAGGCGAGGGCGAATTTGCCTCGCTGGGCAGGCGTGCCACGGAAGGACGCCTGGCCGCAGGTCTCGACTGGTTTCAGCATCAGGGCTGGACACCGAAGGGATTCGTCGCGCCGGCCTGGCTGTTGAGCGAGGGCGCCTGGCGGGCGCTCGAGACATCTCCCTTTGCCTACACGACGACGGCGGACGCGATTCATCTGCTGCATCCGCGGCGCAAGCTGGCTACGCGATCGCTCGTCTACAGCACACGCAGCCCTCTGCGGCGGACCCTGTCGCTCGCCTGGAACGGGCATCGGCAAGCGGCGGCGGCCGGCACGCCGGTGCGGCTGGCCCTGCATCCGAACGACAGCCGTTATCCCGAAGTGATCGCACAAGTGCAAGGCTTGCTCGAACGGCTGCTGCGCGATCGAACGCCAATGACCAAGGCCGACTTCGTCGCACGCCAGCAGGCCTTCGACGCCGCCAACCCGGGCGTCGTTCAGGGTTTGATCACCGCCAGCGACAGCAGCGCGACGCCGCCGCCGAGGGCCACCCCGGCCAGCACGTCGCTCGGGTAA
- a CDS encoding RNA polymerase factor sigma-54 — translation MTLGIELRLRQHLAITPQIQQALRLLQLPSQEFAQEVEQAMTSNPFLEEDSDAPSPSPAMPMGGDRGEIRAPPVETGDSPIPAALHEMIGRSRNNGSDEEHDWTEWTEAPLTLRDNLRSQLMLSPMGDRDRTLAHMVIDELSEAGYLETPLEELAELISPEEEVDTCELGAALKLVQQLEPPGIAARSLQECLHLQLQALPATTPSRALALELVGKHFDLLARREFTRLQQILGCGEDALHGARALIRTLDPRPGRSFAPDNTRYVVPDIIVTLQRGRWVATLNPAVQPQVRINRAYAEIAASRGGCGASFSRLLQEARWLLRNVEQRFNTIQRVADAIVVRQRVFFSYGEAAMKPMALKDIATELGLHESTVCRVTNGKYMATPRGLFEFKYFFSRQLATEDGGTCSATAIRALLKELIAAEDPHAPLSDAQLARVLADQGFRLARRTVTKYRTLMRIPSVELRRVAGRAAPGQQKPAA, via the coding sequence ATGACTCTTGGAATCGAGTTGCGCTTGCGTCAGCACCTCGCCATCACGCCGCAGATCCAGCAGGCCCTGCGGCTGTTGCAATTGCCTTCCCAGGAATTCGCCCAGGAAGTCGAGCAGGCCATGACGAGCAATCCCTTTCTCGAAGAAGACTCGGACGCGCCCTCACCGTCCCCTGCGATGCCGATGGGGGGCGACCGCGGCGAGATCCGGGCGCCCCCTGTCGAGACCGGAGATTCGCCGATACCGGCGGCGCTTCACGAGATGATCGGCCGCTCACGCAACAACGGGAGCGACGAGGAGCATGACTGGACCGAATGGACCGAGGCGCCGCTGACCCTGCGCGACAACTTGCGCAGCCAGCTGATGTTGTCGCCCATGGGCGATCGCGACCGGACCCTGGCGCACATGGTGATCGACGAACTGTCGGAAGCCGGATATCTGGAAACCCCGCTGGAGGAGCTAGCGGAATTGATCTCGCCGGAAGAGGAAGTCGATACCTGCGAATTGGGTGCGGCGCTGAAGCTCGTCCAGCAACTCGAACCGCCCGGCATCGCCGCACGGTCGCTCCAGGAATGCCTGCATCTTCAATTGCAGGCGCTACCGGCCACGACCCCCAGCCGTGCCCTCGCGCTCGAACTGGTGGGTAAACATTTCGACCTGCTCGCGCGCCGCGAATTCACGCGGCTGCAGCAGATTCTCGGTTGCGGAGAGGACGCCCTGCACGGCGCCCGCGCCTTGATCCGTACGCTGGACCCGCGTCCCGGGCGCAGCTTTGCGCCGGACAATACGCGCTATGTCGTGCCGGACATCATCGTGACACTCCAGCGTGGACGCTGGGTCGCGACGCTGAACCCGGCCGTCCAGCCCCAAGTGCGGATCAATCGCGCCTATGCGGAGATCGCCGCCAGCCGCGGCGGCTGCGGGGCGTCCTTCTCCCGCCTGCTTCAGGAAGCGCGCTGGTTGTTGCGCAACGTCGAACAGCGCTTCAACACGATCCAGCGCGTTGCCGATGCGATCGTCGTCCGCCAGCGGGTGTTCTTCAGCTACGGCGAGGCGGCGATGAAGCCGATGGCGCTGAAGGACATCGCGACCGAACTCGGCTTGCACGAATCGACCGTCTGTCGGGTCACGAACGGTAAATACATGGCGACGCCGCGCGGGCTCTTCGAGTTCAAGTACTTCTTCTCGCGCCAGCTCGCGACCGAGGACGGCGGGACCTGCTCCGCCACCGCCATCCGCGCGTTGCTCAAGGAGTTGATCGCCGCCGAGGACCCGCATGCGCCGCTTTCGGACGCACAGCTCGCACGCGTGCTGGCCGACCAGGGTTTTCGACTTGCACGGCGCACGGTGACCAAATACCGCACGTTGATGCGGATTCCGAGCGTCGAGTTGCGTCGCGTCGCCGGGCGGGCTGCGCCCGGCCAGCAGAAACCGGCCGCCTGA
- a CDS encoding glycosyltransferase family 1 protein gives MEHGMSIAIVTETYPPELNGVALTVERAVHHLRERGHRVSVVRPRQGADQGHEDAMLVRGLPLPRYPGLQFGLPAPLRLLQRWREVRPDVVHIVTEGPLGWSALVAARQLDIPVTTDYRTHFQKYSGYYRLGPLAGIIAAALRAFHNHSDVTFVPTRALADEMTQRGYRKLACVGRGVDTQLFSPLRRSRQLRVAWGVGDEHLVVLHVGRLAPEKDPALVRAAFRAIRELRPDARLVWVGDGPLRANLQRADEGEADSGERFVGIQRGEDLAMHYASADLFLFPSLSETFGNVVLEAMASALPIVAYDIGAAGEHLKDRAAASVVSTADGPSAFIAAARALALLDDTRRLFGANARDIALELAWPLILGRFEAQLVQFATRHSSIAHVATAA, from the coding sequence ATGGAACACGGCATGTCGATCGCGATCGTCACCGAGACCTATCCGCCTGAACTCAACGGCGTCGCGCTCACGGTCGAGCGCGCGGTCCATCATTTGCGCGAACGCGGTCACCGGGTGAGCGTGGTCCGCCCGCGGCAAGGCGCCGACCAGGGCCATGAAGACGCGATGCTCGTGCGCGGCCTGCCGCTGCCGCGCTACCCGGGGCTGCAGTTCGGCCTGCCGGCGCCGCTGCGCCTGCTGCAGCGCTGGCGTGAGGTCCGGCCGGACGTCGTCCATATCGTCACCGAGGGGCCGCTGGGCTGGTCGGCGCTGGTGGCCGCCCGCCAACTCGACATCCCGGTCACCACCGATTACCGCACGCATTTCCAGAAGTACAGCGGCTACTACCGGCTCGGGCCGCTCGCCGGGATCATCGCTGCCGCGCTGCGCGCTTTTCACAACCATAGCGATGTCACCTTCGTCCCGACGCGCGCCCTGGCCGACGAGATGACGCAGAGGGGTTATCGCAAACTCGCGTGCGTGGGGCGCGGCGTCGACACGCAGCTCTTCTCGCCGCTACGTCGGAGTCGGCAGTTGCGCGTTGCATGGGGCGTCGGCGACGAGCACCTGGTGGTCCTGCACGTCGGCCGGCTTGCGCCGGAGAAGGACCCGGCGCTCGTACGGGCGGCCTTCCGCGCGATCAGAGAGCTCAGACCCGACGCGCGCCTCGTGTGGGTTGGCGACGGACCGCTGCGCGCGAATCTGCAGCGTGCCGACGAAGGGGAAGCCGACTCGGGCGAACGTTTCGTCGGCATCCAGCGCGGCGAGGATCTCGCGATGCACTACGCCTCGGCCGACCTGTTCCTGTTTCCCAGCTTGAGCGAGACCTTCGGTAACGTCGTGCTCGAAGCGATGGCGAGCGCCCTTCCGATCGTCGCCTACGACATCGGCGCCGCCGGCGAACATCTCAAGGATCGTGCGGCGGCGAGCGTCGTCAGCACGGCGGACGGGCCCAGCGCCTTCATCGCGGCCGCACGAGCCCTGGCCCTTCTGGACGACACGCGGCGCCTTTTTGGCGCGAATGCGCGCGACATCGCTCTGGAGCTGGCCTGGCCGCTCATTCTCGGCCGCTTCGAAGCGCAGTTGGTTCAATTCGCCACCCGGCACAGCAGCATCGCCCATGTGGCAACCGCGGCCTGA
- a CDS encoding ChaB family protein: MPNKALPSTLKRSSPKAQRTYAKTLENAEREYGSGERASRTAIAALKHSFEKVGDHWEKKDHKGPSDPGAEKTTSNKKQAGRRDTYGGVDVLGHTYKELYERARDLDIRGRGRMNKEELARAIASRQR; the protein is encoded by the coding sequence ATGCCGAACAAAGCATTGCCCAGTACGCTGAAACGTTCTTCGCCGAAGGCGCAGCGCACCTATGCCAAGACCCTCGAGAACGCCGAGCGCGAATACGGCTCGGGCGAGCGTGCGAGCCGCACCGCGATCGCTGCGCTGAAGCATTCCTTCGAGAAGGTCGGCGACCACTGGGAAAAGAAGGACCACAAGGGTCCCTCGGATCCCGGTGCCGAGAAGACCACCTCGAACAAGAAACAGGCCGGCCGGAGGGATACCTATGGCGGCGTCGACGTGCTCGGCCACACCTACAAGGAGCTCTACGAGCGCGCGCGCGACCTCGACATCCGGGGCCGCGGACGCATGAACAAGGAAGAGCTCGCCCGAGCCATCGCGTCACGCCAGCGCTGA
- a CDS encoding putative zinc-binding metallopeptidase, which translates to MRPQAVEPAAAHLDTPQQPDTKQSEPLSRVDDPDVATGHRSRTAADAGNDYAAAPHAAGLLARHQSHRGRGAAEAGERLKTFYCTNCGFIVFFENVSCGNCGAVLGFEPTAMEMGAFAADGDGTWHRLDSGKPDATARKWRQCRNYLQEQVCNWMVPAEVTEERCLSCRHTEHSAALDEPANKPAWFRLETAKRRLFYSLYRLGLPVEADRTHPAPAFRFLGSDGATATTGHLGGTVTLDIAEADAACRESRRQQFGEAYRTLLGHFRHEIGHYYWDRLIRHGGRLATFRKLFGDDRRDYAEASQAYYANPPTNWADSHISAYATMHPWEDWAETWAHYLHISDALDTAKHWGFALHSDQSADSPADVPEVTTNDQPFRQVLLEQWLPLSQFLNSMGRSLGHGDVYPFVIPNPVLDKLVYVHHVIEEAAGHATREP; encoded by the coding sequence TTGCGACCGCAAGCCGTCGAGCCCGCCGCCGCCCACCTCGACACCCCCCAGCAGCCAGACACCAAGCAGTCCGAGCCCCTCTCCCGGGTCGACGACCCCGATGTCGCCACCGGCCACCGGAGCCGTACCGCCGCCGATGCCGGAAACGACTACGCCGCCGCGCCGCACGCCGCCGGGCTCCTCGCTCGACACCAATCGCATCGTGGCCGCGGAGCAGCAGAAGCTGGCGAGCGCTTGAAAACCTTCTACTGCACCAACTGCGGCTTCATCGTCTTCTTCGAGAACGTGAGCTGCGGCAATTGCGGTGCCGTGCTCGGCTTCGAGCCGACGGCGATGGAGATGGGCGCGTTCGCCGCCGACGGCGACGGCACCTGGCACCGCCTGGACAGCGGCAAGCCGGATGCGACGGCGCGAAAGTGGCGCCAGTGCCGTAACTACCTCCAGGAGCAGGTCTGCAACTGGATGGTCCCGGCCGAGGTTACGGAAGAGCGATGCCTCAGCTGCCGCCACACCGAACATAGCGCGGCGCTCGACGAGCCGGCGAACAAGCCGGCCTGGTTCCGGCTCGAAACCGCGAAGCGGCGCCTTTTCTATTCGCTCTACCGCCTCGGGCTTCCGGTCGAGGCCGACCGCACCCATCCCGCGCCGGCGTTCCGCTTCCTGGGCAGCGACGGCGCGACGGCCACGACCGGGCATCTGGGAGGCACGGTCACGCTCGACATCGCCGAAGCCGACGCCGCATGCCGGGAATCGAGGCGACAGCAGTTCGGCGAAGCCTACCGGACGCTGCTCGGGCACTTCCGCCACGAGATCGGCCACTACTACTGGGATCGACTGATCCGCCACGGCGGCCGCCTCGCGACCTTCCGCAAGCTCTTCGGCGATGACCGCCGGGACTACGCCGAGGCGTCGCAGGCTTACTACGCCAACCCGCCGACGAACTGGGCAGACAGCCATATCAGCGCTTACGCGACCATGCACCCCTGGGAAGATTGGGCGGAGACCTGGGCGCACTACCTCCACATCTCGGACGCCCTCGATACCGCCAAACATTGGGGCTTCGCGCTGCATTCCGACCAGTCCGCGGACAGCCCCGCCGACGTGCCCGAGGTCACCACCAACGACCAGCCCTTCCGCCAGGTGCTGCTCGAACAGTGGCTGCCGCTGTCGCAGTTCCTCAACAGCATGGGACGCAGTCTGGGGCACGGCGACGTCTATCCCTTTGTGATCCCGAACCCGGT
- a CDS encoding glycosyltransferase family 1 protein, with amino-acid sequence MHVSDVTMFYTARSGGIRRYLREKRRWLQSHPGFRHSLVLPRAAAAAGECTMEVPSVPLPFSQGYRLPLARTAAVRALAALRPNVIEAGDPYQFAWAALDAGQALGVPVIGFYHSDIPRLVGRVGGAHAARLAESYVRRLYGRFDLVLAPSSCMAQRLRAVGIARVEQQPLGVDTTVFRPALRDEAWRSLLAIGEGERMLVFVGRFASEKNLPVLYSMMDRLGPGYRLVLVGNGGAVPARDDVRVVSYITDPGRLARLVASCDLFVHAGDQETFGLAPLEAMACGLPVVAARAGGLAELVDDEVGRTVPFIDFAALADGMADAVREVCVEERRRTLGDNARRRAEGYDWDRILPDIVGRYIKLGARTTPRLM; translated from the coding sequence ATGCACGTGTCCGACGTCACGATGTTCTATACCGCGCGCAGCGGCGGAATCCGCCGTTACCTGCGCGAAAAGCGCCGCTGGCTGCAGTCGCACCCCGGCTTCCGCCACTCGCTCGTGCTGCCGCGGGCGGCTGCCGCGGCCGGCGAATGCACGATGGAAGTGCCGAGCGTGCCACTCCCCTTCTCGCAGGGCTACCGCTTGCCGCTGGCGCGGACGGCGGCGGTGCGCGCGTTGGCGGCACTGCGCCCGAACGTGATCGAGGCTGGCGACCCTTACCAGTTCGCCTGGGCGGCGCTCGATGCCGGCCAGGCCCTGGGCGTGCCCGTGATCGGTTTCTACCACTCCGACATTCCGCGGCTGGTGGGGCGCGTCGGCGGCGCCCACGCGGCGCGCTTGGCGGAATCCTACGTCCGGCGGCTCTATGGCCGCTTCGACCTGGTGCTCGCGCCGAGCTCGTGCATGGCGCAGCGGCTGCGCGCCGTCGGCATTGCGCGCGTCGAACAGCAGCCGCTGGGCGTCGATACGACCGTTTTCCGACCGGCTCTACGCGACGAAGCATGGCGCAGCCTTCTCGCGATCGGCGAAGGCGAGCGAATGCTGGTCTTCGTCGGCCGCTTCGCCTCGGAAAAGAACCTTCCGGTGTTGTATTCGATGATGGACCGTCTGGGGCCGGGCTACCGGCTGGTGCTCGTCGGCAACGGCGGCGCCGTACCGGCGCGCGACGACGTCCGTGTCGTGTCCTACATTACCGATCCGGGCCGGCTGGCGAGGCTGGTCGCGAGCTGCGATCTCTTCGTGCACGCTGGCGACCAGGAAACTTTCGGGCTCGCGCCGCTCGAGGCCATGGCCTGCGGTCTGCCGGTGGTCGCGGCCCGCGCGGGAGGGCTGGCGGAGCTCGTCGACGACGAGGTCGGACGCACCGTGCCCTTCATCGATTTCGCGGCCCTGGCCGACGGAATGGCGGACGCGGTGCGCGAAGTGTGCGTGGAGGAGCGTCGCCGGACCCTGGGCGACAACGCCCGCCGCAGGGCCGAGGGCTACGACTGGGATCGCATTCTTCCCGACATCGTCGGGCGCTACATCAAACTGGGTGCGAGAACGACGCCGAGGCTCATGTGA